A part of Dasypus novemcinctus isolate mDasNov1 chromosome 7, mDasNov1.1.hap2, whole genome shotgun sequence genomic DNA contains:
- the RBM44 gene encoding RNA-binding protein 44 isoform X1: MQVAAVMEKSSGKGSFRNGGNLQKDEPSNPKKENILSYSGCTEAKLTAPKGDWDSLSLEQSINDKATNNIDKIDLLEPSFSASQDTNIENTHSLSSEFEDSIDYAFLNETYSVHYAESEVKNNSPIHSNSKLQPEMQKRGEVFFDILEHQGNKTSGLERLYKISDDDYKETAEDMQKYDIDEDSQQEYHSAEEQEYFSNHLSFDHTKTCISNPEVVELRNSGYEVKYSNLEDNHVKSKSGSIISLDSIDVYGQEDSLDNSKFQNSMMLREYHELKQEKCKEQETSLMYHTVVDEILLQSSSLENQKSQSKRKFLNPQKAFKTKTCTDKMKNQITENKDFCGNTIVGNSVLEQLANPSALSHDKSLERLLQPCEDCQASSTSVFDDSVLSASGYSHFKVLQNTLDQALDFSVSLPKIVVKDNQATEDNISLKVINSSTTDKACFHDMEKKSPKLVTDVACCTVTVNQTVDVSTDFRACFTTSRATSASSSVVSTSSNTEITMMNKKRPGEWQSEKQRSVACNTDWSYNQGCVDTQMATTEELGKSLSVDSLKPNGNFLNKESLELGKTFENADIEKNSEREFQVSKEMEKNFPSKCCQKIMQRAVKAELHLLNVHYQMCHRHCCAIYKLVMENREGSNRSLSSSSAKKELGSALLSVLEDLKVRYVSLKEKINKGIQLEELPPLSVESKLLCAFSTFASKLMKEESPVFSGADSEQDNQSTCDGVSSSLKKTLSQMVLFSDNYHPKQDPSPKNDDLNNGDINVDFSQLKLDDKDCKVYQEISEDWFDAKENLTGVDSSGTQENQVEQDRRNPKLTLAEMKNFESLQRDKGYLIHIGGLCSSVSEADLRSHFQKYQVSEISIYDSSNYRYASLAFKKYSDAKMAVKEMNGLEINGKSVNVRLVKTPGEYTSPLSSKNGSRVSLNNLEKSTNKEINSASSISRLPRTRPRQLGSEQDSEFFPLDHKSVKKNCKQIESTKLLLDTPIRFIPPNTLNLRSFTKIMKRLTELHPEVSRDHIIDALQEVRINHKGFLNGLSINTIVEMTSSVLKNPAST, from the exons ATGCAGGTTGCTGCAGTGATGGAGAAGTCTTCTGGTAAAGGCTCCTTCAGAAATGGAGGAAACCTCCAGAAAG ATGAGCCTTCTAAtcctaagaaagaaaatatattatcttaCAGTGGTTGTACTGAAGCCAAATTGACTGCTCCTAAAGGTGACTGGGATTCCTTGTCATTAGAACAAAGCATTAATGACAAAGCAACCAACAATATtgataaaatagatttattaGAACCATCTTTTTCAGCAAGTCAAGATACTAACATAGAGAATACCCACTCTCTGTCAAGTGAGTTTGAAGACAGTATTGACTATGCTTTTTTGAATGAAACATACTCTGTACATTATGCAGAGTCAGAAGTAAAGAACAACAGTCCTATTCATTCAAATTCAAAATTACAACCTGAAATGCAGAAAAGAGGGGAagtattttttgatattttggagcATCAAGGTAATAAAACTAGCGGCTTGGAAAGACTCTACAAGATTTCAGATGATGATTATAAAGAAACTGCTGAAGACATGCAAAAGTATGATATAGATGAAGACTCACAGCAGGAATATCACAGTGCAGAAGAACAAGAATATTTCAGTAACCATTTATCTTTTGACCATACAAAAACATGTATATCTAATCCTGAAGTTGTTGAATTAAGAAATTCAGGTTATGAAGTTAAATATAGCAATCTAGAAGATAATCATGTTAAATCGAAAAGTGGTTCTATCATCTCTTTGGATTCAATCGATGTTTATGGACAAGAAGATTCACTTGATAACTCTAAATTTCAGAATTCTATGATGTTAAGAGAATATCATGAACTAAAGCAAGAAAAATGTAAGGAACAAGAGACTAGTTTAATGTACCACACAGTAGTTGATGAAATTTTACTACAGAGTAGTTCTCTTGAAAACCAGAAATCTCAGTCAAAGAGAAAGTTTTTGAACCCTCAAAAAGCATTTAAAACTAAAACTTGTACTGATAAAATGAAGAATCAGATAactgaaaataaagatttttgtGGAAATACAATTGTTGGGAACAGTGTGTTAGAGCAGTTGGCAAATCCTAGTGCATTATCACATGACAAATCTTTAGAGAGATTACTCCAACCCTGTGAAGATTGTCAAGCTTCCTCGACTTCTGTTTTTGATGATTCAGTACTTTCTGCCTCTGGATATTCACATTTTAAAGTCCTACAAAACACCCTTGACCAAGCCttagatttttctgtttctctaccAAAGATTGTGGTCAAAGATAATCAGGCAACAGAAGACAACATCTCCCTGAAAGTGATTAATAGCAGTACTACAGATAAAGCATGCTTCCATGATATGGAAAAGAAAAGTCCTAAACTGGTGACAGATGTAGCATGTTGCACAGTTACAGTTAACCAGACAGTGGATGTTAGCACCGATTTTAGAGCTTGTTTCACAACCAGCAGGGCAACAAGTGCAAGCAGTTCTGTAGTATCTACATCAAGCAATACAGAGATAACAATGATGAATAAAAAACGGCCTGGTGAATGGCAAAGTGAGAAACAAAGAAGTGTGGCTTGTAATACAGATTGGTCATACAATCAGGGTTGTGTGGATACACAGATGGCTACGACAGAAGAACTGGGAAAATCCCTCTCAGTTGACAGCTTAAAACCTAATGGAAATTTCTTAAATAAG gAGTCCCTGGAATTaggaaaaacatttgaaaacGCAGACATAGAGAAAAATTCTGAGAG AGAATTTCAAGTTTCTAAAGAGATGGAGAAGAATTTCCCATCCAAGTGCTGCCAGAAAATAATGCAGAGGGCCGTGAAAGCAGAGCTGCACCTTCTAAATGTTCACTATCAGATGTGTCATCGCCATTGTTGTGCTATATATAAACTTGTAATGGAAAATAGGGAAGGATCAAATAG GAGTTTATCAAGTAGTTCTGCTAAAAAGGAATTAGGATCTGCACTACTGTCTGTTTTGGAAGACTTAAAAGTTAGATATGtgagtttgaaagaaaaaataaacaaaggcaTACAACTTGAAGAGCTGCCACCACTGTCAGTGGAATCAAAGTTATTATGTGCCTTCTCTACTTTTGCTTCAaag ttAATGAAAGAAGAATCACCTGT CTTTTCAGGAGCAGATTCTGAACAAGATAACCAAAGTACATGTGATGGTGTTTCTTCGAGCCTAAAAAAGACACTCTCTCAA ATGGTTTTATTTTCTGACAATTATCATCCCAAACAAGATCCATCACCTAAGAATGATGATTTAAATAATGGTGATATAAATGTAGACTTTAGTCAACTGAAACTTGATGATAAAG ACTGTAAAGTTTATCAAGAAATAAGTGAAGACTGGTTTGATGCAAAAGAGAACCTTACAGGAGTTGACTCCTCAGGAACACAAGAGAATCAAGTAGAACAAGACAGAAGGAATCCGAAGTTGACACTAG CAGAAATGAAGAATTTTGAATCCTTACAAAGAGATAAAGGTTATTTGATACACATTGGTGGTCTCTGTTCCTCAGTATCTGAG GCTGATTTAAGGTCTCATTTCCAAAAATACCAAGTTTCTGAAATTTCAATTTATGATTCTTCTAATTACAG ATATGCAtctcttgcttttaaaaaatacagtgatGCAAAGATGGCGGTGAAAGAAATGAATGGATTAGAAATAAATGGCAAGTCAGTAAACGTGCGGCTTGTTAAAACTCCTGGAGAATATACATCACCACTGTCCTCCAAAAATGGAAGTAGAGTTAGTTTGAATAATTTGGAGAAAAGCACCAACAAAGAAATCAACTCAGCCTCCTCCATTTCTAGATTGCCCAGAACTAGACCAAGGCAATTGGGAtctgagcaagacagtgagttttTCCCTTTGGATCACAAG
- the RBM44 gene encoding RNA-binding protein 44 isoform X2, with protein MQVAAVMEKSSGKGSFRNGGNLQKDEPSNPKKENILSYSGCTEAKLTAPKGDWDSLSLEQSINDKATNNIDKIDLLEPSFSASQDTNIENTHSLSSEFEDSIDYAFLNETYSVHYAESEVKNNSPIHSNSKLQPEMQKRGEVFFDILEHQGNKTSGLERLYKISDDDYKETAEDMQKYDIDEDSQQEYHSAEEQEYFSNHLSFDHTKTCISNPEVVELRNSGYEVKYSNLEDNHVKSKSGSIISLDSIDVYGQEDSLDNSKFQNSMMLREYHELKQEKCKEQETSLMYHTVVDEILLQSSSLENQKSQSKRKFLNPQKAFKTKTCTDKMKNQITENKDFCGNTIVGNSVLEQLANPSALSHDKSLERLLQPCEDCQASSTSVFDDSVLSASGYSHFKVLQNTLDQALDFSVSLPKIVVKDNQATEDNISLKVINSSTTDKACFHDMEKKSPKLVTDVACCTVTVNQTVDVSTDFRACFTTSRATSASSSVVSTSSNTEITMMNKKRPGEWQSEKQRSVACNTDWSYNQGCVDTQMATTEELGKSLSVDSLKPNGNFLNKESLELGKTFENADIEKNSEREFQVSKEMEKNFPSKCCQKIMQRAVKAELHLLNVHYQMCHRHCCAIYKLVMENREGSNRSLSSSSAKKELGSALLSVLEDLKVRYVSLKEKINKGIQLEELPPLSVESKLLCAFSTFASKLMKEESPVFSGADSEQDNQSTCDGVSSSLKKTLSQMVLFSDNYHPKQDPSPKNDDLNNGDINVDFSQLKLDDKDCKVYQEISEDWFDAKENLTGVDSSGTQENQVEQDRRNPKLTLEMKNFESLQRDKGYLIHIGGLCSSVSEADLRSHFQKYQVSEISIYDSSNYRYASLAFKKYSDAKMAVKEMNGLEINGKSVNVRLVKTPGEYTSPLSSKNGSRVSLNNLEKSTNKEINSASSISRLPRTRPRQLGSEQDSEFFPLDHKSVKKNCKQIESTKLLLDTPIRFIPPNTLNLRSFTKIMKRLTELHPEVSRDHIIDALQEVRINHKGFLNGLSINTIVEMTSSVLKNPAST; from the exons ATGCAGGTTGCTGCAGTGATGGAGAAGTCTTCTGGTAAAGGCTCCTTCAGAAATGGAGGAAACCTCCAGAAAG ATGAGCCTTCTAAtcctaagaaagaaaatatattatcttaCAGTGGTTGTACTGAAGCCAAATTGACTGCTCCTAAAGGTGACTGGGATTCCTTGTCATTAGAACAAAGCATTAATGACAAAGCAACCAACAATATtgataaaatagatttattaGAACCATCTTTTTCAGCAAGTCAAGATACTAACATAGAGAATACCCACTCTCTGTCAAGTGAGTTTGAAGACAGTATTGACTATGCTTTTTTGAATGAAACATACTCTGTACATTATGCAGAGTCAGAAGTAAAGAACAACAGTCCTATTCATTCAAATTCAAAATTACAACCTGAAATGCAGAAAAGAGGGGAagtattttttgatattttggagcATCAAGGTAATAAAACTAGCGGCTTGGAAAGACTCTACAAGATTTCAGATGATGATTATAAAGAAACTGCTGAAGACATGCAAAAGTATGATATAGATGAAGACTCACAGCAGGAATATCACAGTGCAGAAGAACAAGAATATTTCAGTAACCATTTATCTTTTGACCATACAAAAACATGTATATCTAATCCTGAAGTTGTTGAATTAAGAAATTCAGGTTATGAAGTTAAATATAGCAATCTAGAAGATAATCATGTTAAATCGAAAAGTGGTTCTATCATCTCTTTGGATTCAATCGATGTTTATGGACAAGAAGATTCACTTGATAACTCTAAATTTCAGAATTCTATGATGTTAAGAGAATATCATGAACTAAAGCAAGAAAAATGTAAGGAACAAGAGACTAGTTTAATGTACCACACAGTAGTTGATGAAATTTTACTACAGAGTAGTTCTCTTGAAAACCAGAAATCTCAGTCAAAGAGAAAGTTTTTGAACCCTCAAAAAGCATTTAAAACTAAAACTTGTACTGATAAAATGAAGAATCAGATAactgaaaataaagatttttgtGGAAATACAATTGTTGGGAACAGTGTGTTAGAGCAGTTGGCAAATCCTAGTGCATTATCACATGACAAATCTTTAGAGAGATTACTCCAACCCTGTGAAGATTGTCAAGCTTCCTCGACTTCTGTTTTTGATGATTCAGTACTTTCTGCCTCTGGATATTCACATTTTAAAGTCCTACAAAACACCCTTGACCAAGCCttagatttttctgtttctctaccAAAGATTGTGGTCAAAGATAATCAGGCAACAGAAGACAACATCTCCCTGAAAGTGATTAATAGCAGTACTACAGATAAAGCATGCTTCCATGATATGGAAAAGAAAAGTCCTAAACTGGTGACAGATGTAGCATGTTGCACAGTTACAGTTAACCAGACAGTGGATGTTAGCACCGATTTTAGAGCTTGTTTCACAACCAGCAGGGCAACAAGTGCAAGCAGTTCTGTAGTATCTACATCAAGCAATACAGAGATAACAATGATGAATAAAAAACGGCCTGGTGAATGGCAAAGTGAGAAACAAAGAAGTGTGGCTTGTAATACAGATTGGTCATACAATCAGGGTTGTGTGGATACACAGATGGCTACGACAGAAGAACTGGGAAAATCCCTCTCAGTTGACAGCTTAAAACCTAATGGAAATTTCTTAAATAAG gAGTCCCTGGAATTaggaaaaacatttgaaaacGCAGACATAGAGAAAAATTCTGAGAG AGAATTTCAAGTTTCTAAAGAGATGGAGAAGAATTTCCCATCCAAGTGCTGCCAGAAAATAATGCAGAGGGCCGTGAAAGCAGAGCTGCACCTTCTAAATGTTCACTATCAGATGTGTCATCGCCATTGTTGTGCTATATATAAACTTGTAATGGAAAATAGGGAAGGATCAAATAG GAGTTTATCAAGTAGTTCTGCTAAAAAGGAATTAGGATCTGCACTACTGTCTGTTTTGGAAGACTTAAAAGTTAGATATGtgagtttgaaagaaaaaataaacaaaggcaTACAACTTGAAGAGCTGCCACCACTGTCAGTGGAATCAAAGTTATTATGTGCCTTCTCTACTTTTGCTTCAaag ttAATGAAAGAAGAATCACCTGT CTTTTCAGGAGCAGATTCTGAACAAGATAACCAAAGTACATGTGATGGTGTTTCTTCGAGCCTAAAAAAGACACTCTCTCAA ATGGTTTTATTTTCTGACAATTATCATCCCAAACAAGATCCATCACCTAAGAATGATGATTTAAATAATGGTGATATAAATGTAGACTTTAGTCAACTGAAACTTGATGATAAAG ACTGTAAAGTTTATCAAGAAATAAGTGAAGACTGGTTTGATGCAAAAGAGAACCTTACAGGAGTTGACTCCTCAGGAACACAAGAGAATCAAGTAGAACAAGACAGAAGGAATCCGAAGTTGACACTAG AAATGAAGAATTTTGAATCCTTACAAAGAGATAAAGGTTATTTGATACACATTGGTGGTCTCTGTTCCTCAGTATCTGAG GCTGATTTAAGGTCTCATTTCCAAAAATACCAAGTTTCTGAAATTTCAATTTATGATTCTTCTAATTACAG ATATGCAtctcttgcttttaaaaaatacagtgatGCAAAGATGGCGGTGAAAGAAATGAATGGATTAGAAATAAATGGCAAGTCAGTAAACGTGCGGCTTGTTAAAACTCCTGGAGAATATACATCACCACTGTCCTCCAAAAATGGAAGTAGAGTTAGTTTGAATAATTTGGAGAAAAGCACCAACAAAGAAATCAACTCAGCCTCCTCCATTTCTAGATTGCCCAGAACTAGACCAAGGCAATTGGGAtctgagcaagacagtgagttttTCCCTTTGGATCACAAG